In Paroedura picta isolate Pp20150507F chromosome 1, Ppicta_v3.0, whole genome shotgun sequence, the following are encoded in one genomic region:
- the LOC143829607 gene encoding protein S100-A11-like, with translation MSSKYAGGPTETERCIESLMAVFQRYAGRDGNARSLSKKEFVTFMNTELASFSKNQKDPGVLDRMMKKLDMNCDGQLDFAEFLNLIGGLAEACHEHVLSSPTSGGPKRS, from the exons atg TCATCTAAGTATGCCGGTGGTCCCACAGAAACGGAACGCTGCATCGAGTCACTGATGGCTGTCTTCCAGCGCTACGCTGGCCGCGATGGGAACGCCCGGTCCCTCTCCAAAAAGGAGTTTGTTACGTTTATGAACACAGAGCTGGCATCTTTCTCAAAG AACCAGAAGGACCCAGGCGTCCTGGACCGCATGATGAAAAAGCTCGACATGAACTGTGACGGCCAGTTGGACTTCGCCGAATTCTTGAACCTCATCGGCGGTCTGGCTGAGGCCTGCCATGAACATGTGTTGTCCTCCCCAACCAGTGGTGGACCAAAGAGGTCATGA